The proteins below come from a single Esox lucius isolate fEsoLuc1 chromosome 7, fEsoLuc1.pri, whole genome shotgun sequence genomic window:
- the slc29a2 gene encoding equilibrative nucleoside transporter 2, with translation MTNQNAPVDRGAVALIIFLLGLDTLLPWNFFITATEYFEDRLKGPSASNGPVQVTNGTAPVTKNYNFASWMTLLSQLPLLLFTLANSFLYQLVKEKIRIAASMGAILFLFILTAIMVRVNVQPDSFFSITMATIWFINSFGAVLQGSLFGLVGLLPPKYSMLFMSGQGLAGIFASLASLLSILSKADKASAALGYFITPCVATLMTLLCYLLLPHLEFSRFYLAKESKPEAAGELLKSCEKDKEALANGDNKLILTNGDLEANGTKHSQYMMEQTDDSSRSSVLAVFKKIWVMALCVTCVMAVTLSVFPAITVQVRSVYGNAEWGRYFLCVCCFIVFNVMDLIGRSVTSVVQWPSKTSRLFPVLVVARVVFIPLIMLCNTSDRQYLPVLFSHDVAFVTIMTLFALSNGYFICLSMSYAPQLVRSKDCETAGALMTFFLALGLSLGAAFSFLLKSLL, from the exons ATGACTAATCAAAATGCCCCTGTGGATAG AGGTGCTGTGGCCCTAATCATCTTCCTCCTGGGACTCGATACACTGTTGCCTTGGAACTTCTTTATCACCGCTACAGAG TATTTCGAAGACCGCCTCAAAGGGCCCTCAGCAAGCAATGGACCAGTCCAGGTTACTAACGGAACCGCCCCAGTAACTAAAAACTACAACTTTGCCAGCTGGATGACCCTTTTATCCCAGCTGCCCCTGCTCCTCTTCACCCTGGCTAACTCTTTCCTGTACCAGCT TGTCAAAGAGAAGATCCGTATTGCTGCAAGCATGGGCGCCATCCTCTTCCTGTTCATCCTCACCGCCATTATGGTCAGGGTGAATGTGCAGCCGGACAGCTTCTTTTCTATCACCATGGCAACCATCTGGTTCATCAACT CTTTCGGAGCAGTACTCCAGGGAAGTCTGTTCGGGTTGGTGGGTCTGCTCCCCCCGAAGTACAGCATGTTGTTCATGAGTGGTCAGGGGCTGGCAGGGATCTTCGCTTCGCTGGCCAGTCTGTTGTCTATCCTCA GTAAAGCAGACAAGGCCAGCGCTGCTCTGGGCTACTTCATAACTCCCTGTGTGGCAACTCTGATGACTCTGCTCTGCTATTTGCTACTGCCACACCTG GAGTTTTCCCGGTTTTACTTGGCAAAGGAAAGCAAACCGGAGGCTGCGGGCGAGCTTCTGAAGAGCTGTG agaaagataaagaaGCATTGGCCAACGGTGACAACAAACTCATACTAACCAATGGGGATTTGGAGGCTAATGGGACCAAACATTCCCAGTACATGATGGAGCAGACGGACGACTCTTCTAGGTCATCTGTCCTGGCAGTCTTCAAAAAG ATCTGGGTGATGGCCCTATGCGTTACGTGCGTGATGGCTGTCACGCTGTCAGTGTTCCCGGCCATCACGGTTCAAGTGAGGAGCGTGTACGGAAACGCAGAGTGGG GCCGTTACTTCCTCTGCGTTTGCTGTTTCATCGTCTTTAACGTCATGGACCTGATTGGCCGCAGCGTCACCTCAGTGGTTCAGTGG CCCTCGAAGACGAGTCGTCTGTTCCCTGTGCTCGTGGTAGCCCGGGTGGTCTTCATTCCTCTCATCATGCTTTGCAACACCAGTGACCGGCAGTACCTCCCGGTACTGTTCTCCCACGACGTTGCCTTTGTCACCATCATGACGCTTTTCGCCCTGTCCAATGGATACTTCATCTGCCTCAGCATGTCTTACGCACCTCA GTTGGTGAGGTCCAAAGATTGTGAGACAGCAGGAGCTTTGATGACCTTCTTCCTTGCTCTGGGTCTGTCTTTAGGGGCAGCCTTCTCCTTCCTGCTCAAAAGTCTGCTTTAA